Proteins found in one Sporosarcina jeotgali genomic segment:
- a CDS encoding chitobiase/beta-hexosaminidase C-terminal domain-containing protein has translation MHGRTGKKWLNSLMATTLVAGLAAPAIPVYAAEATAVKASDLLISEYVEGTGFNKAIELYNGTGAALDLSNYSIELFANGAPAPTNKLELSGTLEDGKTYVIVHNQASADLKAKADMEIGSVTNFNGDDAIVLKKGNALIDSFGQVGARENWGTDVTLVRNAGVAKGDAVVDDAFDRTKEWTVYPKDTFSNLGAHELNGDGSTDPEEPEVPAYAVSIKDARALPAGEKATVKGIVAAKLKNTISIQDETGGIAVRPTSLAVSVGDEVTLTGKLTDYRGLLQLDEATVVEKVAGTEPSSKTVTGAAIGEEVESQLITVNNVTLSNKEAGPGWANFIATDGTEFIVRDENDSLGLQAGMTYDSITGIVQQFDDVYQVIPRGSADVIADSTVVQPVAANPGSGTFVESVNVTLTSGTVDAEILYTLDGTNPIENGATYATPLKITDNVQLKAVAKTDDGRVSAVQTFDYTITDALQIHDIQGPGHESPFAGQVVDGVQGVVTYKYELQGSTYYHIQTPDNKRDGDLNTSEAVVLYSGRDAWNLKKGDLVSVTGQVSEYAIDGFSDRQETDLKTTQINVREDRGGVVTVMDSNVELPAPFVIDESNLPKDKVLSVGLKEFDPAKYAGDFWESREAMLVEVGTVKAVAPQQNGDLATVLETRKTETKNGGILLKKDTPNADLVQFRMEPNGPARDFEVATGDLFKGPTVGVVGYSYQNYKIYVGLDDMKSKFVKGKAVPETTTIVKDNEKLTIASYNLENFSNNTKTTSVDKAKKLARAFAVDMQSPDIVGVTEVQDNNGPDAGGPEANQSYERLIQAIVEAGGVKYEYVNIDPVNNQDGGQPNANIRVGFLYNPERVSLKTGVPHGDAVTAVGYENGGLTVNPGRIEPANEAFTSSRKPLAAEFTFQGEDVIVIANHWNSKGGDTPLFGSIQPPVYKSEIQRKKIAQLVYNFIDDVKTKNPDANVVSLGDFNDFQFTDALKIHEGELMTNLVNKVEESDRYSYVYQGNSQVLDHVLVSNNLADTAEIDMLHVNADYTDMAGRASDHDPVLVQLALKTKNEPDPFEWEKVPVSKYYLLLNYKKPSLTVDAKGSSITMDYRSRVTNGITLTGQYAILSGLGFANNKLILKPTEKGLTVDTKWTVQGNVVVDGTNPLRIYGAENVLKISYVNGASAANVEFYDRFGRKLSKPGIQWPWSGLAS, from the coding sequence ATGCACGGTCGAACGGGGAAGAAATGGTTGAACTCATTAATGGCAACAACGCTTGTGGCGGGACTAGCTGCACCGGCTATTCCGGTTTATGCAGCAGAAGCGACTGCAGTAAAAGCATCGGATTTGCTGATTTCTGAGTATGTAGAAGGCACTGGGTTTAATAAGGCGATTGAACTGTACAACGGGACAGGCGCTGCACTGGACTTGAGCAATTATTCAATTGAACTCTTTGCAAATGGAGCGCCTGCACCTACGAACAAACTTGAATTGTCAGGTACCCTTGAAGATGGGAAAACCTATGTTATCGTGCATAACCAAGCGTCAGCCGATCTCAAGGCCAAAGCGGATATGGAAATCGGCAGCGTCACAAACTTCAACGGCGATGATGCCATCGTGTTGAAAAAAGGGAACGCTTTGATTGATTCATTCGGACAAGTTGGGGCTCGGGAAAATTGGGGCACTGACGTAACACTTGTACGAAATGCAGGCGTGGCAAAAGGTGACGCGGTCGTGGATGATGCCTTTGATCGAACGAAAGAGTGGACGGTTTATCCGAAAGATACGTTTTCGAATTTAGGCGCTCATGAATTAAATGGGGATGGTTCAACAGATCCAGAGGAGCCTGAAGTACCTGCATATGCTGTATCCATTAAGGACGCACGTGCATTGCCAGCTGGAGAGAAAGCGACAGTGAAAGGGATTGTCGCTGCAAAACTTAAAAATACAATTTCAATTCAAGACGAAACCGGAGGAATCGCAGTTCGTCCAACGAGTTTAGCTGTATCTGTCGGGGATGAAGTGACGCTGACTGGGAAACTTACAGACTATCGCGGTTTGCTGCAGCTGGACGAAGCGACGGTTGTTGAGAAGGTTGCAGGAACTGAGCCGTCATCGAAAACAGTAACTGGAGCAGCAATCGGTGAAGAGGTTGAATCACAGCTTATCACGGTGAATAATGTGACTCTATCCAATAAAGAGGCAGGTCCAGGATGGGCAAACTTCATCGCAACAGATGGAACTGAGTTTATAGTTAGAGATGAAAACGACAGCCTTGGATTGCAGGCAGGTATGACCTATGACTCGATCACAGGAATTGTTCAGCAATTTGATGATGTCTACCAAGTGATTCCACGGGGATCTGCAGACGTAATCGCCGATTCAACAGTCGTTCAGCCTGTTGCTGCGAATCCAGGAAGCGGAACATTCGTTGAAAGTGTAAACGTGACATTGACATCTGGAACCGTGGATGCAGAAATTTTATACACATTGGATGGCACAAATCCAATTGAGAATGGTGCCACGTATGCCACACCGTTGAAAATTACCGATAACGTTCAGTTAAAAGCTGTTGCAAAAACAGATGACGGGCGTGTAAGTGCTGTCCAAACATTCGATTATACCATTACGGATGCCTTGCAAATCCACGATATTCAAGGGCCGGGACATGAGTCGCCATTTGCAGGACAAGTCGTAGATGGAGTTCAAGGGGTTGTTACGTATAAATACGAACTGCAGGGATCGACCTATTATCACATTCAGACGCCTGACAACAAACGTGATGGTGATTTGAATACGTCAGAAGCGGTTGTGTTGTACAGCGGCCGTGATGCATGGAACTTGAAAAAAGGTGACTTGGTTTCAGTAACGGGACAAGTAAGTGAGTATGCTATTGATGGATTCTCTGACCGTCAAGAAACGGATTTGAAAACGACGCAAATCAACGTTCGTGAAGACCGCGGCGGCGTTGTAACGGTTATGGATAGCAATGTTGAACTTCCTGCACCGTTCGTTATTGATGAGTCCAACCTTCCGAAAGATAAAGTCCTAAGCGTAGGATTAAAAGAATTCGATCCAGCAAAATATGCGGGCGATTTCTGGGAAAGCCGTGAAGCGATGCTCGTAGAAGTGGGCACCGTGAAAGCTGTCGCACCCCAGCAAAACGGAGATTTAGCAACGGTGTTGGAGACCCGTAAGACAGAAACGAAAAACGGCGGCATCTTGTTGAAAAAAGACACTCCGAATGCTGATCTCGTCCAATTCCGTATGGAACCAAACGGACCGGCTCGTGATTTTGAAGTGGCGACTGGGGATCTTTTCAAAGGACCGACAGTTGGTGTAGTCGGGTATTCCTACCAAAACTACAAGATTTACGTGGGTCTGGATGATATGAAATCGAAGTTTGTAAAAGGGAAAGCGGTTCCTGAAACGACAACGATTGTGAAAGATAACGAAAAGCTTACAATAGCTTCGTACAACTTGGAGAACTTCTCGAATAATACAAAAACAACTTCTGTGGATAAAGCGAAGAAGCTGGCTCGTGCATTTGCTGTAGACATGCAAAGCCCGGATATTGTAGGCGTTACTGAAGTTCAGGATAATAATGGTCCAGATGCAGGCGGGCCTGAAGCCAATCAAAGTTACGAACGGCTGATTCAAGCAATTGTAGAAGCAGGCGGAGTGAAGTACGAGTATGTCAACATCGACCCTGTGAATAACCAGGACGGCGGGCAGCCAAACGCCAATATACGTGTTGGATTCCTGTACAATCCGGAGCGGGTTTCATTGAAAACAGGTGTACCTCATGGAGATGCAGTAACAGCTGTTGGTTATGAAAACGGTGGTTTGACAGTGAATCCTGGACGAATCGAACCTGCAAATGAAGCGTTCACTAGCAGCCGAAAGCCGCTGGCAGCAGAGTTCACGTTCCAAGGGGAAGATGTCATCGTCATAGCAAACCACTGGAATTCTAAAGGCGGCGACACACCATTATTCGGTTCAATCCAGCCACCTGTGTATAAGAGTGAAATCCAGCGTAAAAAGATTGCACAGCTTGTGTATAACTTCATTGATGATGTCAAAACGAAAAATCCCGATGCGAATGTCGTGTCGCTTGGCGATTTCAATGACTTCCAATTTACGGATGCATTGAAGATTCACGAAGGTGAACTGATGACGAATCTTGTCAATAAAGTCGAAGAATCGGATCGCTATTCGTATGTATATCAAGGGAATTCGCAAGTGCTTGACCATGTCCTCGTATCGAATAATTTAGCAGATACTGCAGAAATTGATATGCTGCATGTGAATGCGGACTATACCGATATGGCGGGACGCGCAAGTGACCACGATCCAGTTCTCGTCCAACTTGCATTGAAGACGAAAAACGAGCCAGATCCATTTGAGTGGGAAAAAGTTCCGGTTAGCAAGTACTACTTGTTATTGAATTACAAAAAGCCGAGTTTGACAGTCGATGCGAAAGGATCCTCGATTACGATGGATTACCGTTCACGCGTAACGAATGGAATTACATTGACGGGTCAGTATGCAATCTTGAGCGGACTGGGTTTTGCCAATAACAAACTGATCTTGAAGCCGACTGAAAAAGGCTTAACGGTCGATACTAAGTGGACAGTTCAAGGAAATGTAGTTGTGGATGGAACGAATCCGCTCCGTATCTACGGAGCCGAAAACGTCTTGAAGATTAGTTATGTCAACGGTGCAAGTGCTGCAAATGTTGAGTTCTATGACCGGTTCGGCCGCAAGTTATCTAAACCAGGTATTCAATGGCCATGGTCTGGATTAGCAAGCTGA
- a CDS encoding acyl-CoA dehydrogenase family protein, with protein MLSEDLSKIIRSTTTEIEQTGTLPDDLLQVAYEEKLFKLFLPKELGGRALSLPEAAQVFQDTSYEDGSFGWLTTIGSGGNLFLENMTGTQAIELYTPQNAVIAGSGYATGEAHAERDGYLVSGEWRYCSGAPYASMFTANTIIWRDGQETDEMRACIFMPDQVEIVEDWNAIGLKGTGSHTIRVKDAFVPHDRTFSVVETQNSLGLPVHSFPFVQFSQVSFAAVCLGLGARFLEEAHTLAEHAKSRWNAEKISSTVRLLEEQQKRFNEAEQLFHTAVSRRWDMHLNGKLDDHELDQLSAVCMESSDIATDCAVQLFRRLGMQAVLETSSVNRAFRDLWTAGQHGFLTPS; from the coding sequence ATGTTATCTGAAGATCTTTCAAAAATTATTCGCAGTACTACGACAGAAATCGAGCAGACGGGTACTTTGCCCGATGACTTATTGCAAGTTGCTTATGAAGAAAAATTGTTTAAGCTGTTCTTGCCAAAAGAATTAGGAGGCCGTGCGCTTTCATTACCTGAAGCTGCCCAGGTATTCCAAGACACTTCTTATGAAGATGGATCTTTCGGATGGCTGACAACTATCGGATCGGGCGGGAATTTATTTCTCGAAAATATGACAGGGACCCAAGCAATAGAACTGTATACTCCACAGAATGCCGTCATTGCAGGCAGCGGATATGCAACTGGTGAAGCACACGCTGAACGGGACGGCTATCTCGTTTCTGGTGAATGGCGTTATTGCAGCGGGGCACCTTACGCCTCTATGTTTACAGCGAATACGATTATTTGGCGTGACGGACAGGAAACTGATGAAATGCGGGCGTGTATATTCATGCCCGATCAAGTCGAAATCGTTGAAGACTGGAATGCAATCGGCTTGAAAGGAACAGGAAGTCATACAATTCGAGTGAAAGACGCCTTTGTGCCGCACGACCGGACCTTTTCAGTAGTCGAAACACAGAACTCACTCGGTCTGCCTGTTCATTCTTTCCCATTCGTTCAGTTTTCCCAAGTCTCTTTTGCGGCAGTTTGCCTTGGACTCGGTGCACGGTTTTTAGAAGAGGCTCATACGCTGGCAGAACATGCAAAATCCCGCTGGAATGCGGAAAAAATCTCAAGTACTGTGCGTTTGCTCGAGGAACAGCAGAAGCGTTTCAACGAAGCCGAGCAGCTCTTCCATACTGCTGTATCACGCCGCTGGGACATGCATTTGAACGGCAAGTTGGACGATCACGAACTAGACCAGTTATCTGCTGTATGCATGGAAAGCTCAGATATCGCAACAGATTGCGCGGTTCAATTGTTCCGTCGACTCGGCATGCAAGCTGTGCTGGAAACGTCCTCTGTCAATCGGGCCTTCCGTGATTTGTGGACAGCCGGACAGCATGGTTTTTTAACTCCTTCTTAA
- a CDS encoding bifunctional 2',3'-cyclic-nucleotide 2'-phosphodiesterase/3'-nucleotidase, whose translation MSLFKRIGFSLLVVLLTLGSLIIPQGASAAKSDEATRGEFVQQVVQALNLPTNDGSTLTFTDVDKQLAPYVEAAVKAGLVHGRSATKFDTNGSLTREQAFVISARAAKTDKTYPMSLLDRFKDKRDFGASLRPEMAKSIGLGLLKGYSDHTAKPKQAVMKNEMRAIVNRLVKVSQEHPGQTPDTDEATVSLRVMGTTDLHMNLVNYDYYQDTKVEDYGLTKVGVLVDEARAESENTLMFDNGDLIQGTPLGTYKVSVDPLKKGEVHPAFAAMQALDYDVMSLGNHEFNYGLEYLDQVIDESGFPVINANVYDAKTGKNRYNPYIVMDKEVTDSKGAKHTLKVGVIGVVAPGILRWDGAILEGKVTVEDGSDTVKKFLPQVQKEGADVVFVIAHSGIGDEIHEQGEDDITWQISEIDGVDGVLTGHNHALFPGDFADTKNADQEAGTLNGTPVVMPGKFGSHLGLLDYELKMEDGEWKVISGKGSLRAVHKDSEEINQDVMKAVEKAHKGTLDYIRTPVSKTNAPITSYFALVKDDPSIQIVTEAQKRYVASQTPGTEYADLPILSVGAPFKAGGRYGSDYYTDIPAGDIAIKNMADLYVFDNTITGLVMTGADVKEWLEMSGGQFNQIDPSKSGEQNVLNENYRSYLFDVIDGVEYEYDVTQPNKYDGEGKVVNANANRVKNLMFDGKPIDPKQKFIVVTNNYRASGEFPGVRDALDTISYQYENREAIVDYMKAVDPIDPTADGNWSIQPVQNAKMIFETSEKGKNYLGDDTRIKYVAPTKDGYAKYELK comes from the coding sequence ATGTCATTGTTTAAAAGAATCGGCTTCAGTTTACTTGTCGTTTTGCTCACCCTTGGTAGTTTGATTATACCTCAAGGAGCAAGCGCAGCTAAGTCAGATGAGGCAACTAGAGGAGAATTCGTCCAACAAGTTGTACAAGCCCTTAATTTACCTACGAACGATGGTTCGACGCTTACATTTACGGATGTGGACAAACAGTTAGCTCCCTATGTGGAAGCTGCAGTGAAAGCCGGTTTGGTTCATGGCCGCTCAGCTACAAAGTTTGACACAAACGGTTCACTTACTCGTGAACAGGCATTTGTTATTTCAGCACGTGCTGCAAAGACTGATAAAACCTACCCAATGTCCCTCCTTGACCGTTTTAAAGACAAGCGTGACTTCGGTGCTTCGCTGCGTCCAGAAATGGCGAAAAGCATTGGACTTGGTCTTTTAAAAGGGTATTCAGACCACACAGCAAAACCGAAACAAGCAGTAATGAAAAATGAGATGCGTGCAATTGTTAATCGTTTAGTAAAAGTTAGTCAGGAACACCCAGGTCAAACACCAGACACTGACGAAGCGACAGTTTCACTGCGTGTAATGGGAACGACTGACCTGCATATGAACCTTGTAAACTATGACTACTATCAGGATACGAAAGTTGAAGACTACGGACTGACTAAAGTAGGTGTGTTAGTTGATGAAGCGCGTGCTGAATCAGAAAACACGCTCATGTTTGACAATGGAGATTTAATCCAAGGAACTCCGCTCGGTACATATAAAGTGAGTGTAGATCCGTTGAAAAAGGGTGAAGTCCACCCCGCATTTGCAGCAATGCAAGCACTTGACTATGATGTGATGTCTTTAGGTAACCACGAGTTTAACTATGGTCTTGAGTATCTGGACCAAGTCATCGATGAGTCTGGTTTCCCTGTTATTAACGCAAACGTATATGATGCGAAAACAGGTAAAAACCGCTACAATCCTTACATTGTAATGGATAAAGAAGTAACAGACTCTAAAGGGGCAAAACATACATTGAAAGTCGGTGTTATTGGAGTTGTAGCCCCAGGAATTCTTCGCTGGGATGGCGCAATTCTTGAAGGGAAAGTGACTGTAGAAGATGGCTCAGATACAGTTAAGAAATTCTTGCCGCAAGTTCAAAAAGAAGGTGCTGATGTTGTATTCGTAATTGCTCACTCTGGAATCGGTGATGAAATCCATGAGCAGGGCGAAGATGATATTACATGGCAGATTTCTGAAATTGATGGCGTTGACGGAGTTCTGACAGGCCACAACCACGCGTTGTTCCCTGGAGACTTTGCAGATACGAAAAACGCAGATCAAGAGGCGGGTACGCTGAACGGAACTCCTGTCGTGATGCCAGGTAAGTTTGGCAGTCACCTCGGATTGCTCGATTATGAATTAAAAATGGAAGATGGCGAGTGGAAAGTCATCTCTGGAAAAGGTTCACTTCGTGCAGTTCATAAAGATTCAGAAGAAATTAATCAAGACGTAATGAAGGCTGTAGAAAAGGCGCACAAAGGTACGCTGGACTATATCCGCACACCAGTTTCAAAAACGAATGCGCCGATCACAAGTTACTTCGCACTCGTTAAAGACGACCCATCGATTCAAATTGTTACAGAAGCACAGAAACGTTATGTTGCAAGTCAGACTCCGGGTACAGAGTATGCAGACCTGCCAATACTGTCTGTAGGCGCACCGTTTAAAGCAGGCGGCCGTTATGGTTCTGATTACTATACAGATATCCCTGCTGGCGACATTGCTATTAAAAATATGGCAGACCTTTATGTATTCGACAATACAATTACAGGACTTGTCATGACAGGAGCCGACGTAAAAGAATGGCTTGAAATGTCAGGCGGTCAATTCAATCAAATCGATCCATCGAAGTCCGGGGAACAAAATGTATTGAACGAAAACTACAGATCGTATTTGTTCGACGTCATTGACGGCGTGGAATACGAATACGATGTAACGCAGCCAAACAAGTATGATGGCGAAGGAAAAGTAGTGAATGCCAATGCAAACCGAGTGAAAAACTTGATGTTTGACGGCAAGCCAATCGATCCGAAACAGAAGTTCATCGTTGTGACAAATAACTACCGTGCAAGCGGTGAGTTCCCAGGAGTTCGCGATGCGCTGGATACGATTTCGTATCAATACGAGAACCGTGAAGCGATTGTCGATTACATGAAAGCAGTCGATCCAATCGATCCAACTGCGGACGGCAACTGGTCCATACAGCCTGTACAAAACGCGAAGATGATCTTTGAGACTTCTGAAAAAGGGAAGAATTATCTTGGCGATGATACTCGCATTAAATACGTTGCACCAACTAAAGACGGCTATGCGAAGTATGAGTTGAAATAA
- a CDS encoding methyl-accepting chemotaxis protein yields the protein MSIGKKMYAGFGVVLFIVLLSALWNYLELSKVKTEYADLLESRVAQTVLAKDIQVESALQGFYIRSYIMQGRDEDLANFEKHTLNQEKALNELDPLVHSDEMQDFLEQVKESSEVYKDASVEVIAVRKSGKSDEAAELLKTTMRPSNIEIREAVDGMVEYQLKHMKSGQQRAEQLMDKAILAFILAAALSLIIGVAIAAYMSRIISRPIKLLSASAAVIASGDLTEPDAEVRTKDEIRDLALSFNNMKHKLRQLITGVNDNALHLTASAEELSASTHEVADSSEEITRAIENLAQGSSASAISAKDSAVAMDETASGVQRIAESTTVLQGSAEQTMNVANESEKTIQTAKEQMNVIYESSQETSELIKKLSRQSIEIENITNVITSITEQTNLLALNAAIEAARAGEHGKGFAVVADEVRKLAEESKSSASQIAQLTVAIQADTRNVEHSVSESMTNVEQGVQVIEDAGQSFHDIVQSVQQMTSQIEEISAATEEISASAEEVSASVNEIAGHAMSASEQTEQNSAAMEEQMATIEEINAVAQDLSKKAVELQEMVQQFTV from the coding sequence ATGTCAATCGGCAAAAAAATGTATGCAGGGTTTGGAGTTGTTCTATTCATCGTCCTGCTCTCTGCACTGTGGAATTATTTGGAGTTATCGAAAGTTAAAACGGAATACGCAGATTTACTCGAGAGCCGGGTAGCCCAGACGGTTCTCGCGAAAGATATTCAAGTCGAAAGTGCATTGCAAGGATTTTATATCCGGTCGTATATCATGCAGGGCAGAGACGAAGACCTCGCCAATTTTGAAAAGCATACGCTAAATCAGGAGAAAGCGCTGAATGAACTTGACCCGCTTGTCCATTCCGATGAAATGCAAGATTTCCTCGAACAGGTAAAAGAGTCCTCCGAAGTATATAAAGATGCATCTGTTGAAGTGATCGCAGTAAGGAAGTCGGGAAAAAGCGATGAGGCGGCTGAACTTTTGAAAACTACGATGCGCCCTTCTAACATAGAAATCCGGGAAGCTGTCGATGGAATGGTAGAGTACCAATTGAAACACATGAAATCAGGACAGCAACGGGCGGAACAGCTTATGGATAAAGCGATTCTAGCTTTCATCCTCGCGGCAGCCTTGAGTCTGATCATCGGAGTAGCGATTGCTGCCTATATGAGCCGGATCATTTCCAGACCTATTAAACTTCTATCAGCCTCTGCCGCCGTCATCGCCAGCGGTGATTTGACAGAACCTGATGCAGAAGTACGAACAAAAGATGAAATCCGTGACCTGGCGCTGTCATTCAATAATATGAAACATAAGTTACGCCAGCTGATCACGGGTGTGAATGATAATGCACTTCATCTGACAGCTTCTGCAGAGGAACTGTCCGCCAGCACCCACGAAGTGGCTGATTCATCCGAAGAAATCACGAGAGCGATCGAAAACTTAGCACAAGGCTCATCTGCCTCGGCTATTTCTGCCAAGGACAGCGCGGTCGCAATGGATGAAACCGCATCCGGTGTCCAGCGAATCGCTGAATCGACAACCGTTCTTCAAGGAAGCGCGGAGCAGACGATGAATGTTGCAAATGAGAGCGAAAAAACGATCCAGACGGCAAAAGAACAGATGAATGTAATTTATGAGTCGTCTCAGGAAACATCGGAATTGATCAAAAAGCTCAGTCGCCAATCCATTGAGATCGAAAACATTACGAATGTCATCACAAGCATAACCGAACAAACGAATTTGCTGGCACTTAATGCCGCCATTGAAGCGGCGCGCGCCGGAGAGCACGGGAAAGGCTTCGCTGTAGTGGCGGATGAAGTCCGGAAACTTGCAGAAGAGTCCAAGTCCTCCGCGAGCCAGATTGCCCAGCTGACAGTGGCTATCCAGGCGGACACCCGGAACGTTGAGCATTCCGTGTCTGAAAGCATGACGAACGTGGAACAAGGCGTGCAAGTCATTGAGGATGCCGGCCAGTCATTCCACGACATTGTCCAGTCTGTTCAGCAAATGACCAGCCAAATCGAGGAAATTTCCGCAGCAACAGAGGAAATTTCAGCCAGCGCAGAAGAAGTGTCCGCGTCGGTCAATGAAATTGCAGGCCATGCGATGAGCGCTTCAGAACAGACTGAACAAAACTCAGCTGCAATGGAAGAGCAGATGGCAACCATCGAAGAGATCAACGCAGTCGCTCAGGATCTAAGCAAAAAAGCAGTCGAACTGCAGGAAATGGTTCAACAATTTACAGTTTAA
- the sda gene encoding sporulation histidine kinase inhibitor Sda, whose product MFVNRLPDDLLILSYVKAIELELCSEFINLLKYEVDKRSLLCFL is encoded by the coding sequence GTGTTCGTGAACAGACTCCCCGATGATCTACTGATCCTATCTTATGTAAAAGCCATTGAACTAGAACTATGTTCGGAATTTATCAACTTGCTGAAGTATGAAGTGGATAAACGCAGTTTACTTTGTTTCCTCTAA
- the ilvD gene encoding dihydroxy-acid dehydratase, translating into MRSDMIKKGVDRAPHRSLLYATGVRSRDMEKPFIGVCNSYIDIIPGHMHLNKFAEVVKEAIREAGGIPFEFNTIGVDDGIAMGHIGMRYSLPSRELIADSAETVINAHWFDGVFYIPNCDKITPGMLMAAVRTNVPSVFVSGGPMEGGTSADGKPLSLVSVFEGVGSYKQGTMTAEELLDIEQSACPTCGSCSGMFTANSMNSLMEMLGVTVPDNGTIIATSDERHRLIKEAAQHLVRMVKEDIKPRDIITKETIDDAFALDMAMGGSTNTVLHTLAIAHEAEIEYDVRDINEVAKRIPYLSKISPASDYTMHDVHLAGGVSAIIKELCEIEGAVHPDRMTITGKSLYENVKDRPIKNDQVIRHKENAYSPVGGLSVLFGNIAPDGGVIKVGAVDPSIKEFKGEAIVFESQEAAQEGIDDGTVQAGHVVVIRYEGPKGGPGMPEMLAPTAAIAGRGLGTKVALITDGRFSGASRGISIGHISPEAAEGGPIALVENGDVIAIDLTNRTIELEVDETELTKRKSQLKPFEPKIKKGYLARYSKLVTSASTGGVMKI; encoded by the coding sequence TTGAGAAGTGACATGATAAAGAAAGGTGTCGATCGTGCACCGCATCGAAGTCTGCTATATGCGACTGGCGTTCGATCGAGAGATATGGAGAAACCATTCATTGGAGTATGCAACTCATACATTGATATCATTCCCGGTCATATGCACTTAAACAAATTTGCGGAAGTCGTGAAAGAAGCGATTCGCGAAGCAGGAGGTATCCCATTCGAGTTCAATACGATTGGTGTAGATGACGGAATTGCGATGGGGCATATCGGCATGCGTTATTCATTGCCAAGTCGTGAACTTATTGCCGATTCAGCAGAAACAGTCATTAACGCACATTGGTTTGACGGTGTGTTCTACATTCCGAACTGTGACAAAATCACACCCGGGATGCTGATGGCGGCAGTTCGTACGAATGTGCCTTCCGTATTCGTCTCAGGCGGTCCAATGGAAGGCGGGACTTCAGCTGATGGAAAACCGTTATCTCTCGTATCCGTGTTCGAAGGAGTCGGCTCGTACAAACAAGGGACCATGACAGCTGAAGAACTGCTCGATATCGAGCAAAGCGCGTGTCCGACATGCGGCAGCTGTTCAGGGATGTTTACCGCGAATTCCATGAACTCACTAATGGAAATGCTAGGTGTCACAGTGCCGGATAATGGCACAATCATCGCAACTTCTGACGAGCGTCATCGGCTCATTAAAGAGGCAGCCCAGCATCTTGTGAGAATGGTAAAAGAAGACATTAAGCCGAGAGACATCATTACGAAAGAGACAATTGACGATGCGTTTGCACTTGATATGGCAATGGGCGGATCCACAAATACAGTTCTTCATACACTGGCAATTGCACACGAAGCTGAAATCGAGTACGATGTCCGTGATATTAATGAAGTCGCAAAACGGATTCCGTATTTATCAAAAATCAGTCCAGCGTCGGATTATACAATGCACGACGTCCATCTGGCAGGCGGCGTCAGCGCCATTATAAAAGAACTTTGTGAAATTGAAGGTGCAGTTCATCCAGATCGGATGACAATCACCGGAAAGTCACTCTATGAAAATGTGAAAGACCGGCCAATCAAGAACGATCAAGTAATACGTCATAAAGAAAATGCGTATAGTCCAGTCGGAGGTCTTTCCGTTTTATTTGGAAATATTGCCCCTGACGGCGGGGTCATCAAAGTCGGTGCTGTCGATCCTTCTATTAAAGAGTTTAAAGGTGAAGCTATTGTCTTTGAATCCCAGGAAGCAGCCCAAGAAGGCATTGACGATGGTACTGTGCAAGCAGGTCACGTCGTAGTCATTCGCTACGAAGGCCCTAAAGGCGGACCGGGAATGCCGGAAATGCTGGCACCGACTGCAGCGATTGCAGGCCGGGGACTTGGAACAAAAGTAGCTTTAATTACGGATGGCCGATTCTCAGGAGCGTCCCGAGGCATTTCCATCGGACACATTTCACCAGAAGCAGCTGAAGGCGGTCCAATCGCCCTTGTGGAAAATGGAGATGTGATTGCCATTGACTTAACCAATCGGACAATTGAATTGGAAGTCGATGAAACAGAACTCACAAAACGTAAAAGCCAATTGAAACCATTTGAACCGAAAATCAAAAAAGGGTATCTTGCCCGTTATTCCAAATTAGTGACATCCGCCAGTACGGGCGGCGTTATGAAAATTTAA